TTGGAACAGTTTCCGTTAAAAACTATAGAATGATTGTCCACcagatatttttttcatttatgtattgCACGGTATTGCTTGGCATTAGGAAATTTGTGATAACTGAGATGTTTATTTCACATCAGTGAACGTGGACGTGTTGTTGGCCTTCAGTGGAGTGGATGGAACAGTTTTAGTGTACCTTGCTTATCTCCCTTTCGGGGCTGTGGAAAGTACAGGACTGGCTGGCAAAACAACCCCcagtcccctccaccaccaccttcccccaaaaCCTGAATCCCACTTTGGGGAGATCTACCAACAGATGGAAAAGCCTCTGGACACTTTCTCATCTCAGCTGTGTGACGGTTACGGCATTTGGAGAAAGGGGGATTTCAACCTGCCCACCGAACGTGATGTTGTCCACGTTTCGGGGGACTGGGTCTGTGGTGGATCCCGATAAGGAATCGGTGAACATTGACCTCTGTCCACGTGGCGCTTTTAGAGGACGGCAGATGTCAGACGTGACAGGGGAATGGTTTACGCAGTACGATTATTGCGTCATTTTGTTGACGTCTCAACCCGAATTTTTGTTGGCTCACGTGAATTcagtccagttttttttttaaagtcattgtTCTCAGTCAATCTCttcagtgggtgtgtgggtgtatgtgtgtgtgtgcgtgcatgtgggtgttgttgttgttttactttggaTATATTTTCTTGGCAGCAGTTATGTTTTTTTCGGTATAGATTAATGTTGATtgtaaaacattttaaaaaaatcaaaatcatagATTCCAAGATCGAAATAGATAGTTTTGCATAGATAAGAGACATGTTTTTGCTTGGATAAGGGACGTATTACAATCACATTTAAAAACTAAAGGATAGTTTTATGTACACGTGTTTGCATTATCCATGCGAATATTCCATCGGTCAGATTTAGCTGGTTGGCTGGTTCAGTTAGCTTCGTTCGGTTAGTTGGTATCTATTTAACTTAACTGCTCGAGAGGCAGTCAGTGGCGTATGGTTGACTGGTCTGTGAATAACATGACGTACATTTGTGTGGttacgtctgtgtgcgtgcacaatCGCGCGTTAACATTTGTTCAGTCGTGctcatttcctttcttcctccactattgctattattttgttctttctttttttttctttttctttttttgtgtgtgtgtgtgtgtgtgtttgttttttgcttcttttattttttttttttaatctgatcaAACGTCCCCTGTTTTTGTTTTCGAAGGTCAGCTTTAATaagtccattctctctctctctctctctctctctctgtctttctgcccccctccctgtctcaggTAGCAgacatgaatgtatgtgtgacgACGCAAAACACAGTTGTAAGTCAGCTGTGTGTTGCGTTCAGTTGTCAGCCAGGTGAACAGACCAGCTCTCTCCGCCTACCCACCCAGCAAGAAAGTGAAGCTGTCAGCAGCCGAGGCAGCAACaaaggatgatgatgaccatgcgAATCATTCtgtgcgtcatgtgtgtgtgctggggggtgcTGGGTACACGGACACAGCCATTGGGCCGTGCTGACGTCACCCCGGATCCATTCTTGGGCCTGCTCAGGGACATAGAAAGCCAGCCCTTCTTCAGGGTACATGTCTGGCTTTGatggtgttggtattgttgttgtcgttggtggtggtgttgttgttagtgggaCATATTGGTGATGCTGGTGTTTTGTTCGGAGTAAGtatttggtgttgttgatggtgatggtgttgtcgttggtggtggtagtgttgttgatgctgttgttcttgGCCATCATCAGGGATGCTTTTTGTAACTTGTATGGCTCTATTTCCACGCAGTATTTTAGGATTTTTTTCACAACATGTAGGAATATATACAGTATGAATGCACATGTTTATATGACAGATGGCGTAttacattatatgtgtgtatgtatttgtgctgTGTGCTGCCTTAGCTATGGATCATGGATGTCTCTATTCCACCAGTCATTTTTTAAGCGAGATGTCTATAGCAATGGATGTCTTCATTCCAATAGTCATGTGTGTGTAGCGAGACGTCTATAGCTATGGATGTCTTCATTCCAATAGTCATGTGTGTGTAGCGAGATGTCTATAGCTATGGATGTCTCTATTCCACCAGTCATGTATGTAGCGAGATGTCTGTAACTATGGATGTCTCTATTCCACCAGTCATGTATGTACTGAGATGTCTATAGCTATGGATGTCTCTATTCCACCAGTCATGTATGTACTGAGATGTCTGTAGCTATGGATGTCTCTATTCCACCAGTCATGTGTGTACTGAGATGTCTATAGTCATGATATCTCCATTCCACCAGACGCTGTCGGACGCTCACCGGGTGCTGACCTTTGAAATGCTGACAGCAGCAGAGACCAACAACCTGGCCCCCTTACTGGACACACTGGGTTATGTGGAGTTGCTGCAGTACCTGGATGGTCAGTTTGTTAGTGCTGTCAGCGTTGgtatttttggtggtggtgttttgttgatattgttagtgttgttgttcagttgttgttattgttagtgcTGTTATTCTCGTTGAAGttggttgttttggtgttttgggtGGTACATGGGTATATGTGTTTATTACCTCGTCTTAATATTATTAGCAACTGgtctgatttgttttgttttgtttttttgttctctgtgtatctgtgtatatgtgcgtgtgcgtatactTAGATGTTTTTGGAATTCATGAACATTTCAAAGGACGTAAGTATATGTCTGTTTCAGCTTTACCTGCGGACTtttcacacacattcatcaccTACTGCATACAGGTAAGCCCTGTCATCTTTCGTCGACAGCCACAGTGCTAATCACCATGGTAACATGGGCAGCCACAGGCCATTACCCCACcactgtcaccccccacccccattgacAGTCATTGCATCTTCTCCATGACATCATCACATCAACACCTGCACACTGCCCCTACATAGCCCCATTCACCAGCCGTGGTGGTGTCTGAGATGTTTTTATAAGTTGTCATTtttttacatgttgttgttgtgtgacatgttgctgttgtgttacgtgttgttgtgtgacgtgttgttgtgtggcttgttgttgtgtgatgtattCTTGTTATATGACATGTTGCGTGACATGTTGTTGTGTGACATGCTCTTGTTGTGTGACATGTTCTTCTTGTATGACACGTTGCGTGACATGTTGTTGGCGTGTGAAATGTTGTGTAAAATGTTGTTGACATGTAGCTGTGTGACATGTTGTGTGAAATGTTGCTGTGTGGCATGTTGCTGTTGTGTGACGTGCGAAATGATGTTGCTGTGTTACATGTTGTTACTACTGTGTGACAGAGACTGGAACAGGAGCAAGCCCTGCAGACATCATGAGGCATAcctccctccttccgtccccGCCTGCCCTCCGTTCTCCATCCCCCTCTGCACAGGTGAGTAGGCATGATGTGTCCGAGGAGCAGGGcgttcctcttctgcttctgttcACTGTGCTGGGTGGTCTGCGTCTGTTAGTCTGGTTCTGATTCTCTGATTCTGTGGGTCACGTTTGCCTTTCAGCCTTTGACTTGTTTTCAGTTCCTTAATCAAGCATTACTTTTCCATTGTGTTTTACTTATGTTCAAGCTTTTGTTGAATGAGCCATTGCCCGCATTGTCATATTtcagtttgaaacacacacacatgtaagctcGTGTGAGTCAGATCGCTTGTTTGCATGACTATGTTTATAAGTGTTTGTATGTCAGTTTGCATGTAccggcatgcatgcatgtgtggatggTGGGAtgtaagagaatgagagagagccgGGATGTATTGCTGCAGTTGAGCTGTGGactgcagtggtgtggtgtgtgttgcagcatcGTCAGACAAAACGGACCCGTCACCCACCTTCTTCACACCGTAGCATTGTATGGCACCGTTCCCATCTCACCGCCCCATCATTCCGAAATAAAGTCGTTCACTTACTGACCCGgactgtttgtgcatgcatgtgtgacttTAGTTGTGCTCCTTCTTCGTccacatcattgtgtgtgtgtgtggtttgactcAGCGGCCACAGGGAAGTGACTATGCATGGTGACTCCGTCTTGTGCATGTCGTGGGTGTGTCTGTATTTCATTCCCAGATACTGTCAGTCCAAAAGTGTATTcatgcgcgcgaacacacgcacacacatacatacacgtgcaaatgtacacactggcacacataaactacacacacgcgcgtgcatgttCTCACATCATTATTAAGAAAACAGATCCTGTCAAGTCAGATTTGTTTACCATTCATATcaggaatatatatttttttttttaaatgatataaAATATGTTCTATCCTCTGAAAGAACACCACTTTTGATGcatagttttcttttcctttgtttattcTGAGAAAGTGTCAGTGAAAACAAAACTCCAGCTGCTGAGTTTTGAGCAGACTGGCAGGTTTCATTGAATCAGCATACACAGAGGAAAACCATTTTTGTTTGGTTCCCGTAAGAATGTCATCACTTATCACCGATTGTTTAATTCTTGTTCTAAGTCATCCAGCTTTGGGAGTCGAAGAATCAATCAGATGTAATATGATGAAGTGTTGATTTTCAGTAACGTCACTTTTGAAATTCATACTCATCAGCCTAGTAGTGGTGACTTTGATATTATGGCGGTTAGTGACTTCAGCATTAGGGGCAATAAAGAGTGTGAAAAGGACAGGATGTAAGACAGATCCTTGTGGACTTTGTGTTCGTGTCTCACAGGCTCAGACTGAAATCGATCAGTAAAATGATCAGTTTGGGGCAGCGCCACTGATTCcgaatgtatttattttttaggcGGAAAAGAAGAATTGAATGGTGTATGGTATCCGAGGCTGCTGACAAAATCCAATAGAGTTAGAAGAGAGATTTTACTGAATGGGAAGCCAGCAGAAGGTTATCTTTGATGTGAAGAAGAGTGGTTTCTGTGCCGTGATCTGCTAGCACGAAAGGCAGAATGGAAATGTTGGAGCAGACGTggagtggttgtggtgtttgagTTAAGCCACTTTTCTGTAAttaagtatatataaaaaattacCAGAGAAAACTGCAAGGCGGTGTTTTGGTTAAAATATTTGGGTTGAATTTGTGTGCCGTTTGTGGTTAGATAAGTGAACAAGTGTGTAAATACGGAACTTGATAGTGTAATTAAACAAGTGAATGAGTGTCTATATAGAACTAGCTAAATCATTTCCACCTCCActattctttcccttctctaaATTAGATCAGGATGAAATcacataacaaataaatgaatgaaaaatgttgTGCTGTCTGCGTTTCGTGACCTGGTATCACCTCAGTACGAGTAATTTTGCCCCCGTGCATTAaagcaacaaagaacaacaacaacaaatggtaaCATTGGTTAGAGTGACAAATCGGGCACTGACCCAGACCAAGGTGTTTCAACGTCATATGTGGAGATCGATTCATCGAGCAGCTGGCCGACCGAATCCCCTGAcagtctctgtcttcttttttccaaTGAAAGACAAAATTGTGAAGAGGAGCACAGAGATAGCGGGCGTCTAAATGCACACTTGCGTGTGTCACGCATATGTTTAGGCGACGTGAATGTGTCCATGCATGGTTTTTACATGCATGTGtactgtttgtgtgcgtgtgctcgcaaGCGCGCCCAAACAAAACTGCCATGTAGAAGTCATCCGTCTTTCTCGAGAAATGAATATGGCCGCCACATTCACGCCCAAACGACGTGACTAGGAAAACAGGATACACGAAGTGGCCTGAATGAAAAGAGTGGGTCTGCAGGGCTCGGAACAATGCATGGTCCTGTAGGCGTTAAAGGTACACTTCCTGATGCACTCTTTCCACTACTTGTGGCAAACACGCTGGACAGTTAACGGTCACAGATCAATGCATATGCACTGAGAGCCAAGTCAACATTCATGAAGATGCCATAACTTGTAAATAGCGGAAGTTACTCACATTTGTGACACCAGACTCCAACTGGTAAGCAATGATTGAAGTTAAAGGGAGGCAGATTCATAATGCACACGTGTTCATTGATCGGTATCAGTTAATTCATTCTGCTCAGATTGGTTCCcgtttttcttcctcccctccattCTGAAAATAGACGAAATGGAAAGCAAGAACGGTATTCACTGTGAGCCACGTCAGCCCCATTAATCGGTGATAATTGCAGCCAAGCAAAATGTTACCGTTGACCAAACACGTCAGTTTACCAGTCACGTGGTTTACAGCTTTACAGCCCCGCCTGCCGCGTGAGCCACTTTGTGCTTTGTGACAGAACAACTCAGACGTAGCAGACCTCTAATATGAGAACAACAGAGGTCTGTGACGTCGTCATAGTGTATATTATGCACATAGCCATGACATCTTTTGCCATCAGTCTGATGACGAATGTTACATATCTAACCATCGTTAAAGGTGCAGTTGTTAAGTGTGAAGTTATGAAGCCCGTTGGCCCTCCTGTTACAAAAATGGTGATGAAATATTTCATGAACTGCTGTCATTAATACAGTAGACATGACATCATGGTGTAAGTGTTAAGCACTATCgggcatgcataaaaaaaaaaaaacggtattGTGTCGTGTGCAATTTTTAATATTAGCGTGACGTCACTTGCTGGTTAGAAGTGATGTTGTGTATCGGTAGGCAGGAGGTGTGACGTCacttggtgctggtgttgttgttgcgaaTGTTGTGGGAGTGCGGCAGCCAACCTTTGACCTCTTTGGCCGGTGGTTTCTTGGCCTTCACTGGTTTCTTTTGGTCCACGTCCCCGTCACTACgcgtctgtacaacacacacacacacacacacacacacacacacacacacacagagttattatACCAGAACGATGTAACATTGTGTGAAGAAAATGATAGACTTACTCAGATAGTTCCCAAGCGAACGCTAAACAATAAGGAAAAAACGTTATTTAGTGTGGAGTGCAGcagctgctccctctctctctctctctctctctctctctctctctcttcttcttcttcttcttcttcttcttcttctatacctTCTTTTCCTTATCCTAAGGACCTGTTGGCAAAAATTCCTTCTGGCCAAGTTGTTCAGAGTTTGCCGGAGTCATGttcttcagttcttcttctcgttttatgTTCCACCCGGTTCCTTCCTGGTCTGTTTATAGTATtagtatttggtgtgtgtgtctctgtgtgtatgtgtgatttgtgagtgtgtgcgtttgtgtgtgtacgcgtgtgtgtgcgtgcgtgcgtgcgtgcgcgcgcgcgcgcgcgcgtctgtgtgtgtgtgattgacatgtgtgtgtacagtgtctgtgtctgtatgattgtcatgtgtgtgtacctCCAAAACGTCCAGCTGCACGGCCTCAGACTGCCGCAGTCTGTCGTGAGCCATTGCGTCCTGCACCAGGATCCATCCGGACCTTCCGGGCTGCTGACCGCTGGGCTCACAGCACGAGCAGGGCGGGGCCTGGCCCGAGGGAGGGACGAGACCAGGGGGTGTGCGAACAGTGTAGGCGTGGCCATGTTTGTGGGCGTGGCTAGGGGTCCCCAGGGGGTAACTCACTCTCCTGAGATTGGTGGTGTGGACGTGGTTCTGCGTCTTAGGGGAGTGATGAACGTGTGACGTCCTGGTGACGTCACCGTCGGCGGGAATAAAGACATAATGGCCGCCTGTGGGCGTGGTTTCAGTGGGCGGGGTTTTCTTCTCCGTCGTGGCAGGGGGGTGCACTACAGTGGCATGACTCTGAAAATACCAAGGGGTAAAAATTAAGAAATATGCAGATTGTGTTAAAAGTTTAAGACTTTTACAGCTGAATGCGGAAGTGTTGTTGTATGCTGTGGTCCGTTTTCAACACATCAGTGATATTCACACAATGTAAGTTTGTTTAACTTCATGCAGGGCGGACTTTCAGTCTAAGGCATTGCATTCATTTGGAATAAACCGCAATAGCTCAAAAACGTGCGGACTTATGACTGTTAACACAACCCCGTAGAAACAGCTCAGCTGACAGGAAATGACGACACAGGGTGGCTTGAAATGAGGCAGTCATGTTTAACATTCTCCTGGTTTTGTAAGTCGTCACGAAGTGAATCCATGTCTCCTTGTGAAGCTGTCAGTGAATGACTTACTGGTGAGGACAGGAGGGTAGTGGATGAAAAATGTACAACGTCCTCAGGACATTATTCCTGGCTGAAGTAAggattcgtttgttgttttttctggacaCTGTACCTGAATGAAGTGAGGATTCATGTACCTGAATGAAGTGAGGGTTCGTGATTTCAGAACATTATCCCTAAACAGAAGTAAGAAATCATTGTTATCCCAAACTGAAGTGAAGGTTCATTCTTATCCCTGACTGAAATGAGGGTTCATTGTTATTCCTGACAGAAATGAAGGTTCATTGTTATCCCTGAATGAAGTGAGGGTTCATTGTcatccctgacagaagtacagGTTCATTGTGGCACTATTTCTGACTGAAATGAGGGTTCTTCGTTTCGTGACATTATCCCTGGCTTCTGGCTAAAGTGAGAGTTCATTGTCCACTGAGACTTGAAGAGACCATTCACAGTCTTACCTCAGCTCTGAGTGACCTGCCAGCAGGCATTTGGTGTGTGGATGGACGGATCCACATACAAGGGTTGTGTGAATGGACCAGTCCACATACATGGGCTGTGTGAATGGACCGGCCCACATACAAGGGTTGTGTGAATGGACCAGTCCACATACATGGGCTGTGTGAATGGACCGGCCCACATACATGGGTTGTAtgaatggatcagtccacatacaTGGGTTGTGTGAATGGACCGGTCCACATACATGGGCTGTGTGAATGGACCGGTCCACAGACATAGGGTGTGTGAATGGATCGGTCCACAGACAGGGTATGTGAATGGACCAATCCACAGACATAAGGGTGTGAATGGACCAGTCCACAGACTTTGGTTGTGTGAATGGACCGATCCATAAAAAAGTGGTGTGTGAATGGACCGGTCCTGCAGGATGGTCCGTGAAGACAGTGTACGGAGACCCAGCCACCCTCCGTCCACAGCAACacgtgaggtgtgtgtgctgcagtaGAGATTATCACCACTGGGTGGGATGGACTCAGCGTGTTCTTACATACACTTGGGAGTGCTTGCTGACAGTTCTTGTTGACAATGTGGGCAAGGTATTAACACATCCAGTATCTTGGCTGCTTCTCACTTTGAGAGGCTTGGAGGTTTCCCTTCAGAATTTTATAACTTTGCCGTCGGAATATTTGTAATTGGTTTATAATTCTGGTGACTTTTGACGCCATTTGAAAGTCACGCAACTAAcaccacgaccacacacacacacccgccttcACTGACAGTCCATTGGctgttctcaccccccccccccacccccctccccttcacctgcCCTTTTCACCACCTGACgtctccttcccctaccccccaaaaagtaatgaacataaaatagaaaaataaaggcCGGGACTGACcgtgggaggggtggtgatgacgGCAGTGGATTTTCCGCCTTCCTGACCTGTCCCTCCTGTCGTTTTCCCATTCCCGGTGCTGCCTTGTGCCGCCTTCCCCCGTCTCTTCTTGCCCCGGGCTTTTCCCTTCTGGCCCAGACACTGGCAGCAGCCCCCGCTGCCCCCCAGCAGGCAGCAACCCGTACCGGACGTGCAGCAGCCCTGTGTGCAGGAGCAGCAGCCGTTCCCACGTGCACAGCAGCCGCTCCGGCAGCACCCGCATCTGTCGCCACAGCAACCCACGGAGGTCCGGCCCGTGACCGGGTGCACTGCGTTGTCCACAACCCGtccgctgccacacacacacacacacacacacacacacacacacacacagaaagagattttATTGCACCAATATTCAAAGATATAGGAAATCGTGGTGGTGATGTTCATTTACTCATCCTTGCACACCACTGTTCATTACCAAAGACTGAAATTGACTTACTCAGTGATTGCAACACACTCGTAAAGCAACAAATAGTCCTAAATGACAATAAAAGCGAAGGTTATGGAGGGATGGATAAGTTGATATAACAAAtactgtttttgtatttctttttatcacaacagatttctctgtgtgaaattcgggctgctctccgcagggagagcgcgtcgttatactacagcgccacccgttttttttgtattttttcatgcgtgtcgttttatttgttttttcctatcgaagtggatttttctacagaattttgccaggaacaacccttttgtcgccgtgggttcttttacgtgcgctaagtgcatgctgcacacgggacctcggtttatcgtctcatccgaatgactagcgtccagaccaccactcaaggtctagtggaggggaagaaaatatcggcggctgagctgtgattcgaaccagcgcgctcagattctctcgcttcctacgcggacgcgttacctctaggccatcacttcaccaaTACATAATTGTTTAGATAATGTCAAATAGATATTTAAAACATATCAAGTCTAAAAAATGGTGGGTGCACGTAAATATTTCTGAATATGTCATAAATGAATTATAACAAAACCTTCGCAAtaaatttttaactctctccttccactcttatcccctctctctctctctctctctctctctctctcccccccccccccccccccccccccctcactctcacaTACACGAACACGCAAGTACCCAAATTACATTAAACATAATCCAGGGCGACTTAAAAATCTTTTGATAGACTTCAATAAAAATTCACCATCCCACTCACATAAACATTCATCAAATCGCTCGCAACACATCCATATTTGAACAGGAAAtgacagactgagaaaaagaaaagcaaaatgcTTATCAAAATTGAAAagaagtaaaacatcacacacgcacacacacacacacaccgcacacgcgcgcgcgcgcgcacacacacacacacacacacaagcacacacacacacgtagactgTTGGCTCATTGGACAGTGAAAGCTTCAGAATCGGAAACCTCgactgttcttgttgcttatagtccagccgaccgcacagggccatatcaggactgtcaaaccatacaaatgttcaaccgcgtcaacacaaaactgtcgcatttactttaaaaaaaaaaataataataaaaacaatacaaaaagacaaacccacaaaacagttcatgacgcagtatcccaaccatttagctccttatggcataGACAGGCCACGCTTAGGACGCTAGCCATTCCGCTTAATATATCATCCCCAGACAACAAAAActcgtaaaaaagaaaagaaaacaacaacaacaacaacagtacatcaaagccaaacaaaaaatacatataaaagGCCATATAGCCAAGTAAAACGGCAGAATGGGCAGCTTTTGCCTAcctcagtgtttacatctcactaccaatTCGCCTGAGCAAAACAGCACCGAcggtacatcatagactgcgggaaaaaggggaaaaaagtgtcgaggcttgcttgaaaaaaagacaGCGGAATGTACTGGGAAGTcagaaaaaggcagaaacagagagtggtagaaaagaggaaatatctagcacagaatttccagaaagcggcgatgctatttatactgaaagatcgccggcatccccacgggggaacCTCGACTGACCC
This genomic interval from Babylonia areolata isolate BAREFJ2019XMU chromosome 8, ASM4173473v1, whole genome shotgun sequence contains the following:
- the LOC143284979 gene encoding uncharacterized protein LOC143284979, producing the protein MMMTMRIILCVMCVCWGVLGTRTQPLGRADVTPDPFLGLLRDIESQPFFRTLSDAHRVLTFEMLTAAETNNLAPLLDTLGYVELLQYLDALPADFSHTFITYCIQRLEQEQALQTS